A region of the Dichotomicrobium thermohalophilum genome:
TGATTATGGGCCGTTGCAACGGCCTCTGACTGGCGCGACGTGAGGAACCTCCATGGCCGCGCCACGAACCATGAAGGGCACGCCCGGCCTCAGCCGAGCGTGGGGATCGTGTATTCCGAGCCGCGCACGCCCTTGGGCCAGCGGGTGGTCATGGTCTTGAGCCTTGTGTAGAAGCGTACGCCTTCCGGGCCATGGATGTGGTGATCGCCGAACAGCGACTGTTTCCACCCGCCGAAGCTGTGAAATGCCATTGGCACCGGGATGGGCACGTTGACGCCGACCATGCCGACCTCGATGTCCTGCGTGAACTGGCGCGCCGCATCGCCGTCGCGCGTAAAGATCGCTGCGCCGTTGCCATAGGGGTGCTTGTGCACCAGATCCACGGCCTGATCATAGTCGTGGGCGCGTGCCACGGACAGCACCGGACCGAAAATTTCGTCCTGCCAGATCGACATGTCGGACGTCACACGGTCAAAAAGGGAGCCCCCGATGAAAAAGCCGTTCTCATAGCCCTGGCGCTCCATCTTGAATGCGCGCCCGTCGACAACGAGTTCCGCGCCTTCGGCCACGCCTTTGTCGATATAGCCGCGCACCCGCTCAAGCGCCTCCGCCGTGACCAGCGGACCCATCTCGACGCCATCGTCCACGCTCGGGCCGATCTTCAGATCGCGCACACGCGGCGCCAACCGCTCGACCAGCGCGTCGGCCACCTTGTCCGTGACCGGAACCGCGACCGAGACGGCCATGCAGCGCTCGCCCGCCGAGCCGTAGGCTGCGCCCATGAGCGCATCGACAGCCATGTCGAGGTCGGCATCGGGCATGATGACCATGTGGTTTTTCGCGCCGCCGAGCGCCTGGACACGTTTGCCGTTCGCCGTGCCGGTCGCATAGATGTATTTCGCG
Encoded here:
- a CDS encoding CoA-acylating methylmalonate-semialdehyde dehydrogenase produces the protein MMDQIKHYIGGQRVDGTGGRTADVYNPATGEVVRQVQLASIDDVARAVAAAKEAFPAWARTPVLRRARMIDRFKELVRANADKLAEAISEEHGKTHDDALGEVQRGLEVAEFAAGMPQLLKGEVSEEVGSGVDSHAIRQPLGVVAGITPFNFPAMVPMWMYPVAIACGNTFVLKPSERDPSASLMVADLLAEAGAPEGVFNVVQGDKEAVDALLTHPDVQGVSFVGSTPIAKYIYATGTANGKRVQALGGAKNHMVIMPDADLDMAVDALMGAAYGSAGERCMAVSVAVPVTDKVADALVERLAPRVRDLKIGPSVDDGVEMGPLVTAEALERVRGYIDKGVAEGAELVVDGRAFKMERQGYENGFFIGGSLFDRVTSDMSIWQDEIFGPVLSVARAHDYDQAVDLVHKHPYGNGAAIFTRDGDAARQFTQDIEVGMVGVNVPIPVPMAFHSFGGWKQSLFGDHHIHGPEGVRFYTRLKTMTTRWPKGVRGSEYTIPTLG